A single region of the Glycine max cultivar Williams 82 chromosome 20, Glycine_max_v4.0, whole genome shotgun sequence genome encodes:
- the LOC113000768 gene encoding protein IDA produces the protein MANSHYSKTLHLPCKAFSLAILLAFLLLVGSCTATRTGATMRLNEGSELLRPKQQKPRFPYKGLVFNFFPKGVPIPPSGPSKRHNSLVASTPQN, from the coding sequence ATGGCTAATTCTCATTATTCTAAAACCTTGCATCTTCCATGCAAAGCCTTTTCTCTGGCTATTCTCCTTGCTTTCTTGCTTCTTGTTGGTTCTTGCACTGCAACAAGGACAGGAGCAACCATGAGGCTGAATGAAGGCTCAGAACTTCTCCGGCCAAAGCAGCAAAAACCACGATTTCCATACAAAGGTCTTGTTTTCAACTTCTTCCCCAAAGGGGTGCCAATACCACCTTCAGGTCCTTCAAAGAGGCATAACTCATTGGTGGCTTCCACTCCTCAGAATTGA